AAGCTTTGGTTAGTACGAAGGATGGGGAGGTAGAATCAGAGACAGAGGACAGACTACTTGTCTCTATAGCCTCCACGTCCCTGCAGGAAGATGGGTAATTCTGTCCACCTACCTACTGGCTCTGGCCACAGCTTTGTCTCTGGGGTTCATTAAGTACAAATTAACAGCAACAATACCTACTATCATGCTGAAAGTCATTCGTGAAGCTGAACTGGGAAGATACTAGAGCAGTATCTGGATCCAGTCAACAGAAGCCCTAGTCACCATCACAGCGTGCTCCTTAGGATCCTGCTTAGCAAAGCCAAGGCTTTGGAGTGATACTGCAAGCATGACTGGTATCTGGGCAGGGAGAAAGGAGCACCAGACAGTGACAGTTCCTGCTGTACCTTTCATGCCCTGGCAAACACTGGAGAGTCATTACAAATGTCCCCAGCATCCCCCCAGCAGTAAAGTTCCCTGGTTAAGCTAATTAGGGGAATCCTCATTAGAGTCCTCTGGGAAGTCTGACAGCAGGCCAAATGTCCAAGTGGCACTTCAGCTCAGTGTATTTTTGGCCTCTGGAGCCCACGGCAAGAAATGGATGAtttcattctgctgctttggGCTGAAACTAAAAAAAGTTGCACTTTACTCTCCTACACCAAATGGCAAGAAGCAAAGGTCATCAGCCCTGCAGGCTCTGCTGTTCATTCCTCCAGAATCTGGAGAAGAGATTCAGCTCCAAGCGCGTGGAAGGAAGCTCTGGACGCTGTGTCCCATGGAGCAGAGGGGAATTGGCTGACAGGTTGTTCCAGGGTGAAGGACTCATCTAGTAATCCTGGGAGAAAGATTAACGTTGGGTTTGTAGAGCCTTTGGGTGTCTTCAGAGCGTTCGGAGCTGCAGCCATGTATACCATCACTAAGCTCCCAGTCAGTCCTGGGTCAGTTCAGAATGGATGGCACTGTGCCTCTCCTCGTGGGCTGGGGCACTCCTGGCTCTGGCATAATCCTCACTGCTGGACAAGTCCCTGGCTGTAATGCTGATAGCAGTCAGACAGCTCTGGTGAtgccctggggagcccagagGTGTGGGCAGGTCCAAGGCTGTTCCAGGACTGTGAAGTTCCCAGTGCTGCATTTACCATAGACATTTGACTTCAAAGGAGAAATGCGGAAGCTCATTGGCCCTCTCAGTTCAGCATTCAGGAACCCCTACCTATTCCAAATCTCATGCTCTGCCCCCTGAACAGATGCTATGCTGGGAGAAATAGGCAGTTTCGTGCAAGACACGGATGACATGAATATGGGTCACGGAAGAGTCCCAAGTACACGTGCAAGCCCAACTCTATGGACATATTTGTAAATGCAAGCTAGATTAGCAACTATGTCTGCATATGCATATGATggtatttgcttttaaatcttaGAAACGTGTACGAAGGCACGAAGGCGCAGATGTTATCTGTAGGGCAGGGAGTACTGTGTTTATGTGacatgctttgaaaataatcaCGGCTTTATCGAGGTACCTCCATCTTTGTGCATGTGGCAGCACAGGAGACAGCATTAAAGCCTGAACAGGTGTTAATCACTATGCACTGCAATAAATTCTAAACATAGGGAGAGGGCTTATTTATACACTGCTGCTCCTCCCACCCTGCACTCGGTGCTCGAGCCCTGGCACTGTCTCATAGGAAGAGGCGCCTGTGAGGTACCTGGGATGGGAGTGGGAGCTGGACATTGCCATCCAGAGCAGAAGGGACCAGGGGTACAAGCCCTGACTACGTCGCCTATCTTGGGTACGCAGTGCTGCTATCAGTCCCTTGGTATCGCCTGGGGTCAGCGTGGTGAAATGGAGCAGCAGGCGGGGGGAAACCCCAGCCCTGGGATGGAGAGGGGGCCTGGGCTGAGGGGGATCACGGTGTCATGAAGCATCCAAGCaagctggttttgttgttttttttccccccaaagctTAGCCCCCCTGCTTGGAGCTAAGCCAGCTGATACAGATGGGGTGTTACAAAACAGAGCCAAAAGGCAAGAGCGCAAGGAACAGAGCTATCTATAACCCAGACAAAGTTAGATGGAGTGAAGGTGGAGAAGAGGGAAAGACAGAGCGTGGCAGGCAGCCCCTGAAAGATGCTGAAAGCAAGGACGCAATCAGTCGGCAACAGGATTTGGAAGTGAGCGGCTCCCACTATCCGGCAGCCAGATAAGGCTCTGTGGCTGTCAGCTTAACTCTGCCGTTTATTCCTGTGCTGTAGGGAGTTAAATAGAGCACACGGAAAGCCTGCTGCCGGGAGTGAAAGTCacagagggagagggaaggaagcgACAGCATCCGTGCGGTGCCCAGGGATCCAGGTGGAAGTGGCTGTGGGCAAAGCCCCTCCAGGTAAGTGCTGGCGGCTTTTCATCGTCCTCACTGCTCCTGGAGACGGGAAGCTTTGGGGTGGCATTCAGGACACAGCCATCGGCATGGGGGAGGCTGGAAGCCTCCTTGTTGAGGCTTCTCCTCCAGCAGGGATTGCAGGAAGGCAACTCTGGCTCTGCGGGGTGCTGGGGGGCTGCGGTGGGCTGGAGTGGGTCGGTTTTGGTGTTTCAAGAGGTCTGCGTCTAGCTGGCATATTCGGTAAATGAGCAGAACAGCCTTGCAACATGCATGAGACCAGGCACTGAGCCTGCTTGTCTTTCTCACCAAGATGCTGATTTAAATGTTTCCCGGTGGTTTACACCCCTGTACAGAATAAATCCATCACAGGAGTGTGAGGGAGGGCACGTGCATGGGGGAGAGTGTCCCAGAGGGAGCACGGCACCCAGCAGAAAGATGGCTATGGAGGCTGTCAGAGCCTCTCAGGGGCATGGGGGGGTGATTTGCTCTGCACCCTGGTAGAAATGCACCCATTTGAGTGCTGCTGCAACTGCAGGGGGCATGTCGGAGAGTACCTGGAGTCGGGGGGGGTCTGCAGTATTCCCCTCGTTCCTGCCCACAGCTATCcaagagggaagcagaagggaagggggGACCTGTTGTCAGTCACTATCGTCAGGGGAGAGTTTATGGTCTTTGGGTTTCTAATTAGACTgagcatttttccttcttctaatTAAGCCGTAATACCGCTCTTTTCAACACTCCCACTCAGTCTCCCCCGCCCCAGGCCCTCTCTCCCCCTCGGAGGCTCCTCAGCTCCCACAGTTGCTGCAGTGAGATCCTCAcactgcccagccctgctctaGGCACCACATCCATTTTACCTTGAAACAGAAAGGACGCGCTGGTGAGGAAGACGGCGGCGGGGGGAAAGagggggggcgggagggggagAAGCTGTTTAGCTGCCGATCGGCAGCTCTGTGAGCCCAAGCGTGCGCTGGGGATGCACAGgtggctgcagccagcatggCAGCAAGTGGCGGGGAGCTGTCCTGGCAGAGTCACCTCAGCCATGCATCAGGATGACCTTGAATGTCGGGCTCACGGAGCTGCCGCAGCAGGCTGCTCGAGCACAGGCTTGTCTCTTTGGCACCCACGAGAATCAGGCTTTATTTCTGTAGAGCGAGGGTAAAGGTGGATTCTTGTCACGCCCTCATCATGCCGCGTCTCTGGCAGCATCCTCCATCTCTCCTCTGAAATGGGGCTGGTGCCCGAAAGGCAAAACTCTAGCTagggaggggaaagaagagtAGTAAGTCCAGCCCCATGTCCTGTGGCCAGGAACTGAATCCCAcccactctgctctgctctccccaccAGGAGCAGGTGGGCAGACTTGGAGGTCACTCCGCACCCCGGGGCTGAGCGCTGGGCTGACCAGTGGATGTGAAGGTGTGCTGGAGAGGACAAAGATGCTGCCTATGAGTGCCGGCCACCGATGGAGGAGCAGGTCCCTCATGAGGTGGCAGGAGGCTTGCCGTAAGTAATGCCTACTCAGGTACTCAGTACAATGATCCTCTTTGTCAAGGGAGCGGGAAGAAAATAGGTCGCAGCAGGGTTAAGAATAGGGGAGAGGGACAGCTAAGAATGGAGGTGTTTGAACTAATTCCTGATTCCTTTAGAGGCCAGGCTAGCTGGGAGGGAGAACGAGACTCTAAAGCTGAAGATGGGCTTAAAGTGGGACAGTGTGTGATGATTGCTTCTGAATTCCAGTGGGCCTGACAGGTGAGAAACAGCAAGACAGATACCACCGCACACAGATCCACCTGAATGCTCCTCAGATCAGCATCCTGTAAGCTGCAGCCTCCTCACTGTGGCTGGGCTTTGTATGTAGGCTGCTGAACACGGCTCCCAACTCCCCATGGCAGAAGTCATGACAGAATTTAGAAGGGAATATGGGATGCAAATGCAGAATTCTCCTACTGGGCACTGCCAGATGCAGTGAAAAtcaaagaataaataaagaaaatatctttcaaATTGAATTGTAAAAGTTCAGCATCTGCATCTTCCCAGTGGACAGAGGcatctgctgcagcatccctgagTGCACAGCAGAACTGTCAGAGTGATGTGGGGCTTCAAGGGCTGTTCCCACGTTGCAGAGAAGCTCCTGGGGACATTAGGGAGTGCCTATCACTGTTGCATGCCCAGGCCTTTGGTTTCCCTCCTGTCTGCTCTCCTGATTGAATTTGGGGCAGCCACTGTAAAATGCTGAGGGAATTATTTCCTTCTCCAAAAAAACAGGCATTTTTGTAATCCATCCTCACAGACCAGAATGCCGCATGAATTATTTACAATGAATACTACTGAATCTTGACTTAATCTGATATTCCTGGATCAGCTTTCTGCCACCTACACGAGTCACCAAACACCTCACAAAGTAACTTCATCTTCACCTAACACAAAAACACATGCTGCTCATCCTACTGCAGGGCTGGAAGAGAGTTTCAGGTTCTGCCTATTGCTTCCCTCCTCAATTCCCTGTAAAGCTGCATTGTAGCCAGTGGGATGAATTTCTTGGTCTCTGCTCACATCCTAGTGGATGCATCTCTTgcaagaactgaaaatgaagtcagaCTTTCTCCTCTCTATGATTTTAGTGCAATGTTTCCAAGGAAATGATGACACCAGGCTGAGTGATACACgtgatacaacagaaggaagggatgctatcTGAAGAGACATGGTCAGGCTTGAAAAGCGGGCCCACCTGAGGGTTCTCAGTTCACACTgacccagcagtgtgcactCATAGCCTGGAAGACCAACAGtatgctgggctgcatcaacagaggggtggcCACCAAGGAATGGGAGGGATTGTGgcccctcagctctgccctcatgaggtctcatctgcagtactgcatccagacctgcagcctccagcacaAAAAAACGTGGAGCTTGATGGGTCCATGAAGATGCtgagagggctggaacacctctcctatgaaaaaaaaaagttgaggGAATTGGTCTTTTTTAGTAGGTTggggaaggctccagggagacctcaccgcagccttccagtgcttgaaggaAGGGAGACCAACTTGTTATACTGTCTAATAGAGATAGAACAAGTGGGAAGGGTtttgaactaaaagagggaaaaattggattagatattaggaggaaattgtttactcagagggcagtgaggccctggcacagctgccaagagaagctgtgggtgctccatccctggaggcactcaggaCCAAGTTGGATAGGACCTTGgacaggctgagctgctgggtggcagccctgccgACGGCAGGAATGTTGGGACAAAGCAGAATATGGATAATAACAGACATTTTTGGCACATCCTATATGGCTGCAGAAACTCAGCATAAGTGCATTTCCTGAACAACCACAGTCAGCTGCCTGAGACTAACCACCACTGGCAGCACCCCACAGGCAAGCAGTTGGGGGCCAGTGGTGGGTAGGTGTTTGGGAAGATAAGCCCCAAACAGAAGGCTACCTGTATAGCATTACACAGTCTGCTCTTGCCTTTCTCAGTACACAAAGAAGCTAAGTGTTATCATCACAGCTGTCAATCTATTATTAATAGTGTACTTTTGTTAAGCATCCAGGAAAAGACAGGGTCACTCAAGTGACTCATGgctctttcccttcctcactCTAGTTCTCATTCTTTTAATTCTCTTCCTACAACAAGAGAGCGATGTATTCTGAATGGAATTAAATATCACCCAGCCAGGCAGTACCTGCACTGAGCCAGTTCACAGGCTATGATCTGCTTTCATGTCAATATCTGCTGTTGACCCCAACCACTGCATGACAGGAAAGCACAGGGGAGCTCAGGGTAGAGATCTCGCCTATATCTCACTGTAATGTTCTATAATTATCATTAAAAGAGCAGACTGGCATGGCTTGGGATGATGTACATCCGAGATCTCAATTgtagagcaaaaagaaaaatatgggaAGGAATTGTGAAAAGAcggattaaaaacaaaaataataataagaaaaaagagaagggagattCTGTCTGAACACTTATCCCTTGGTCCTTAATAAAGTTATATAGCTTAGCATCCAAATCGTGCATTTCTCCTCAGGCTGTCAGTCCAAAAATATGCCAGTTCTTGCAAGGATCACCAGgaacacaaaaacaactgaCACAGGATGACAGGACTCAAGTATGAAGGCAGCATCACTGATAGAAGCCAAGCTGATAGAAAAAATGGGCAATGGGGGCTGACTAAACTCCAGAAATAGTGGCATGAtgggagagaggagaagcaCACCTGTCTGCTGACCTGTCCCAGCCAGAGCTTCTTCTCAACCTGGGTGTCCACCAGCTACCTCTCCTGTGACAGTCTTTTCCCTTGAGACACAAAATGCAATGCTTGCTGGTTGTTtgatgaaaaagaacagcaaaacaacaaatgCATCCATCTCTGCTACCATTCATTGCTAAAGAGCGCCAGGCCCAAGTGACTTCTCTGAAGCAAAGTGATAGGGCATGACGTAGGGACAAacttatttcagttttagtCAAATGCTCAAACTCATCACCTTAAAAAAAGCGAGGGAGCTGAATTTGCTTCCCACACTGAAGCAATTAATCTCAACTCTACAAAAGGAATTGGGATGAAGGATGCAAATGTTTTACACAGTCTGCTTAAACATAACTCCCACTCCTCTAACGACAGGAGGCACAAAGCTTGCTTTCCTGTTGCTGATGCTTCCTTGTCACAGAAATGAGAGTTTTAAAAGCCGCTGGCTCCCAGGAAGGGGTGACAGCTACAGACCTGACACTTCTCACAGGATCTGAATCCATTACTGGAACAGTGATCCAGAACAGCTCTAAAAAACGCTGTCTTGTGGAATATCCAACCCTACCTTTGAGTAGAAAGAGTGTGTGCTAATCCcgttttttttcctagcaccCTTTCTTCAATTACAAGACTGGAATTTGTTCTTCACCTCTCCTTTGCTATGGGTAATTTTGGTTACAGAAGATGCTTGTGGGGCTGTTGCGTGAGACTCAGAAACTATTTTGAGAGCAATGGCACATACAAAGTGTCTGGTGGCTTAGTGTCTCATTGTTACTTGCTAATAGCTTTCTTTGGTCATCCCTTTATAAGTTAATCTAATTCATAAGAAAGTCTTTTTCCACAAGGCCTGCACAATATGCTGTAGATACGGAGAGCAAATGATAACCTGAGTTAGAGACTAACTTGAACTTGAGTCTGACGTCACAAAGACCATGACCCAAACTGCAGGAGCAAAAATGAGATgtaggttgttttgttttgattttccttaCAAACTTTTCATTAACACGcttacttctttaaaaaatagagCTTCTTAAATATATTCCACTGACTTCCCTCTCTCAGCTCTGACATTTCAAAATAGCTGTCCTTTATCAGAGGTAACCTCTCCTACAGCACTCTGTTCCATTCTCTTCTGGCTTCTCTGGCAGCAAACTCATCTGGGATCACTGGGGATTGGACTCgttgatctccagaggtcccttccaaccctacaattctgtgacaCAATGTCCTGTGGAACTGGAAGgatatttatttgcttgctaattaaaaaaaggcTCACAAGAAACTCATGCTAGCAGGGAACAGGTCAGCAGTAGGAGGATCTGTCTGTGAGGAAGCTCCTTTTGTTTGGGGCATTGTGGTGTGAGTACCCCTGTGAGGGCCATACTGTGGCTGTAGCTGTTTGCAGAGTGGTTCTGTCTGAGGATGGGAAAGCACTGTTCTAACACatgcattttctcttccctctcccctgCTCTCCACCTCCCAGTGCTCGGCTGCTGGTTGTcgctgtgtgctgcagagtcCTTCTTTGCTTGCCCTTCCTCCTGCAAGTGTAACAGTGGTATCCTGGAAGTGGACTGTAGTGGCTTGGGCCTCTCTTCCATCCCCTCAGACATCCCCAAAAACACCAGGACCTTCCTCTTTCTCAACAACAAACTCAGCATCCTGCCGGGACCAGTGTTTTCCAATCTCTCTGCCCTGCAGAGGCTGGATCTATCCAACAACTTCTTGGATCAGCTCCCACAGAACATCTTCAGCGACCTAGGGAACCTCACAGAGCTTCAGCTGAGGAACAACAGCATCCGGGCCTTGGACAAGGACCTTCTCCAGCACACGGCCCTGCTGCGCCAACTGGATCTCTCCATCAATGGCCTGGCCCAGATACCCTCGGGCATCTTTGACGACCTGCCTGCTCTCCGTTCCCTCTCGCTCAGGTCGAACCGCTTGCAGAGCCTGGACAGGGTGACCTTTGAGCCGCTaaccagcctgcagcagctccaggttGGGGACAACCCCTGGGAATGCGACTGCAACCTGCGGGATTTCAAGCACTGGATGGAGTGGTTCTCCTACCGAGGTAGGTGCTTGCTCAGAGGGAGTGGAGCAGGCAGGTGTTAGTTTGCcatgggaagggaggaaaagcaagCAGACACAGCTGGCAGATCAGAATGACCTAAATTCTGGATCTTAGCCAAGGAGCAAGAGTACAGTGCTATAAAGCTGACTGACAGCATAACAGTGCCGCACCTTCATAAAGTAATGCTGCCAGCCTTAAGAATCCTCTGCAGCCTCAGGCTCCCCAAttcctcattttgttttgcatcccAATgatgactcttttttttttctttgagttgaaAATACTTTCCTCAAATAACTTCAAAACTTGAGGTTTATAAGTTCCCCTAACTCTTCGTGCCTAAAGAGAAGAAATGCCTTTCAAACCTGGAAACGACTGTCCAGGTCTTTTCCTTAGGCTGGGAGAACTATAGGCTGGATTTGGCTGTGAAGCACTGGGTCTGCTTTCAGCAAAAGAACCATAGGAACAGTattgctttggaaaatattaCAACTTATACTGGCGAATCCAAAAGCTCAAATTAATAAGTCAGTCCCTAAAtcaatatttcaaaatgagtATTCTTTGACAAGTTTGTATTTACAGCTTATCCTTGGAGGCTAGAAAGGTCTAGAAAGGAATTCTGATGGATCATTTCAGGACCTGAGACTCACAGCAAAATGGCACGTCTTATAGGAATGACGACTGAAGGCATGACCTTCTGTCACCGCAGCCAATGAGCAGGAAAGGGTCTCAAATCATGTGGATAGCAGCAGTCAGCTGTCACATCCCTGCTGATCACAGCCATGCTGCAAAGAGATTACCTACGCCTATGGCTAGACTGCAGCCTGAAATATGCATTTGTGTGAGCAGAATCAAACAAGCATATGAGCGTCACTTTTTTCTGTTGTGGTTGTTTGGTTTGACTCTCATATCACACAATCCATAAAAAGCATTCagaggtttctgtttgtttgtatgtttgttgttggttttgtcgtcccccccccccccacccacccacccaaaAGAAATTGACCAAACTCACTCAAGCATTTGTTTCAACATCTGTCACTATTTCCGTAATGGGGGGATGGATTAGTTGTTAGAAGATGGTACTGTGTATCTGTTGTTATTTTGAGAAGATAGAGCCTGGccctatctttttctttcatttcccccTTTCTAAAATGATTCTGCTGACACTTATATAACTCAGTAAAAAGCATGAGACTGACTTAATAGATGGTTTCAGAGGGCTTTCACATCTTGGTCTTAAAGATGCCTATATAGATATCAAGCATCATGAGCTCTACTGTCAAATTTCATCTAGGTAGAAGTATCCTAGCCAGCTGCCTGGTTCAAGCCATTCCCTTGATGGAGGCCTAAGGCATGCATAACATCTCTAAATCAAGCAGAACAATCATTTTAAAGGATATCATGTGCACACCTGCCTGGTACATGGAGGTACAGCCATTCCTCCTGCTCTCCACCCTTCAGGAGGGCTGCAGATCTGGTAGCATTTGGAAGCCTGCAGTACATCTTGACTTCAGTCTTACCCCTGAACTCTAGATACAGACTGTGTAAGGCTGCATTTTGGGGCAAGGTGAAAATCTCTGCATATTCTGTCTACTCATAATGCGTTCACACAAGAGGGACTGGATTATTTTTAAGAGGTACTGGCCTTAAGTTGGGCCAGGAGAGGTACAGGTTGAACagtaggaaaaatttattctcaaaaagagtggtgagggattggaacaggctgcccagggaggtggtgcaaTCATTGCCCCTGGAGCTATTcaagaaccgtgtggatgtggcacagaaggacatggtcagtgggcatagTTAGGATGGGccaatggttggactaggtgatctcagtggtc
The sequence above is a segment of the Excalfactoria chinensis isolate bCotChi1 chromosome 1, bCotChi1.hap2, whole genome shotgun sequence genome. Coding sequences within it:
- the LRTM2 gene encoding leucine-rich repeat and transmembrane domain-containing protein 2 isoform X1 is translated as MLKARTQSVGNRIWKELNRAHGKPAAGSESHRGRGKEATASVRCPGIQVEVAVGKAPPGAGGQTWRSLRTPGLSAGLTSGCEGVLERTKMLPMSAGHRWRSRSLMRWQEACLLGCWLSLCAAESFFACPSSCKCNSGILEVDCSGLGLSSIPSDIPKNTRTFLFLNNKLSILPGPVFSNLSALQRLDLSNNFLDQLPQNIFSDLGNLTELQLRNNSIRALDKDLLQHTALLRQLDLSINGLAQIPSGIFDDLPALRSLSLRSNRLQSLDRVTFEPLTSLQQLQVGDNPWECDCNLRDFKHWMEWFSYRGGKIDQLACTLPKELKGKDMRMVPMEMFNYCSQLDDENSSTVLDNTGPPCTKGSPTPSKTKSGPEPEVEPSVGCPQKQRYRPVSVRRAIGTVIIAGVVCGIVCIMMVVAAAYGCIYASLMAKYHRELKKRQPLMGDTEGEHEEQKQISSVA
- the LRTM2 gene encoding leucine-rich repeat and transmembrane domain-containing protein 2 isoform X2 — encoded protein: MLPMSAGHRWRSRSLMRWQEACLLGCWLSLCAAESFFACPSSCKCNSGILEVDCSGLGLSSIPSDIPKNTRTFLFLNNKLSILPGPVFSNLSALQRLDLSNNFLDQLPQNIFSDLGNLTELQLRNNSIRALDKDLLQHTALLRQLDLSINGLAQIPSGIFDDLPALRSLSLRSNRLQSLDRVTFEPLTSLQQLQVGDNPWECDCNLRDFKHWMEWFSYRGGKIDQLACTLPKELKGKDMRMVPMEMFNYCSQLDDENSSTVLDNTGPPCTKGSPTPSKTKSGPEPEVEPSVGCPQKQRYRPVSVRRAIGTVIIAGVVCGIVCIMMVVAAAYGCIYASLMAKYHRELKKRQPLMGDTEGEHEEQKQISSVA